ATAGTAACCGACAagaattaaaagttaataaaaatctaaTTCTAAAAGATGATagaaaagaatttaaaatacttGATTTTAAGGAATcgaaaaatttttcatatttgaaaaattgtaataacaattcaaaaaaaatttaaaatatgtttcatattttaatagtaaaaaattgtatctcttattaataaatcttaATAACTTAATTTCAGAGTCAGTGACGCActggaaatttttttaaatatttgaatattaatcacatatataattttttttgaaaattacaatgttgatttaataaaataattttatactaaaacaacaaataaataaggaaaaataaggaattaaaaaattttttttttaataaaaattaaaaaaaacaacttttttttgaatttgaaTATGCCACTATGGTtattcgatagcccttgagacgggatgaattttgaatataatcaacaatattcaaAAGTTGAAACTTCAGGAGTTATAAGAAATCAAAGTTGAAGGGCGAAATtgtagaatattttttttaaattttgatttccatgattatattgtaaatgcttaaaataaatatttttttctagatcaattttttacgacaaatttatttagcctattcacatctttataggacttccaaaaatgaagttatgataagaaatatgataaaaaaaaaagttttaagaatcGTGTAATAACTCAAGTTTATGAAGTCACAGAATCATGAAACTTGATGCGCTGGGCTTCTTTCATAAATTAAGGTATACCTTACgttgaaaagatttttaaattttcaaccgttcttgaaatacaatgcttggtactttttcgcgcgtaatccattgtcatcatttttttatatctcgaaagtagttaaaggtataaaaaaattttgaaggtagactcTATATGAAAACTCATTTGAAAACAATTGCAGAAATCTGATTGCATTTATCTTCATTATGAAGCGAGATGTGAccaaaggcggaaatttttctaaaatattcattgttcccgaCTTTCCAGTATCTCAGCAAATACTTACCCTATAAAGATGGGActagtttcattcgatttctattcaaaagtaggtctagaaaataaattttcatagctataacattaaaattttcagagatataaaaatcgGCTGAATATTTTCTAGATTTCCGAGTTTACCTCCAAAAATGTGaacaaagaaaaacaaattttttttttttatatttttattaattcagtACATCAGtgactttaaaaaaatccaatcttaataacttttttaaaacaacaatataaagatttaagttgtaatattatttataaatcattttcaaaataattccaaaaataaaaattatatagtttttaaacatattctcaaatataaagatacaaatttatctttgtaatataaaaattctttatttcaaaagtattttattaaacttaaaaaaagtCATTAATACCTTGTTGAAgattagatttttttttgaacaaAAAGCTATAGAAAACTGTTGATAGAGGAACAGGAAACAGCGAAGTAAAAGTAAAAACATTTTCCACAACAACCATTCTGAAGTAAGctaaaagaagaaaatttattactttccTGAAATtcaatatcaaaaaaagttggacaaataaaaaattggcttcatcataattaaaaaaatatttctttcatttttgtttcttgtatatttattttagatattttatttattaattttatttatacctttttttcttaaaattattacttttgacatattttaacataaatatttaaattttcatttttattaaacatatagaatttatataaaatttttaaaatattaaaaaaagtgattaataatttttgtttaaggaataattaaatagataatataagttgataaaattagtatttcaccataattaaattatttttattttaaggatttaaaaagatattatttataaataaccaGACAAATAGTTCTGggtatttttataaaaatgtatattttgttaaattttaagtatcatcaatataaatttaattaaaataccatattttaaaattattttttattattaaatacaacttttaattagtcaaatatatatatacatatgtattatatataatgtataaCAAACAtaaatcataataatatttaatttacaatTCAGAAGCTATATATGCTTCAGGTACTTTAACTATTATATCTCTGTATTTATTTGACGTTGTTTCATCATAGTTTAAACTACTTTCAGAAGTTTCTGATGTCGTTCCATCAATTTCATTTTCGTCAGCAAATTTAAGAGCATTAAAACTTGTAGGCATAAATGCACAAGTACTACGTCTTTTTGatgaaacaaaaatttcattattttcaaaataaaattctgCTTTCATTTCTTGAATATATTCTAATATATCTAATGTTGTTATTACCTCCTTAGTTGGATATTTTTGACGTACttcttcaataatttttaataattcttttactTCATCATGTGATAAATATgccttttttcttttaaattttatctttcttCCATAATAATGTATCTTCCAAAAAAGCCATTTTAACTCTGTTGCTGCTAACTCAGCGCACATAGATAATACTGCTAAGccaaatataacaaaaaatgcTATATAAAATAACGTCATTACATTTGAAATATCTGTTGGCATTTCACTCATTGTTAAATTTGCAACTAAATTAAATGTTACAAAAAATGAttcaataaatgttttttggGAGCCACCTCCTACTATATAAACTATACCACCTAATGTacaaaacattaataaaatagcAGCATTCACTGATAATGGTaaacttttttcattttttttaactttttcctcctctttataacttttttttcttttacgTCTTGCCTTTAaccatttttttgtttttgatttttttaaatcagcCAATGTCTTAATTTCTGATGAACAAAATGATGGAccataaattatctttttatcatttgtaTTTTCTAAAccagttattttttttattctttctattatatttaatatttttgggTAGGCAAATAATACACAATCTGATAAAAATCTACCAATATCTACTGCTGCAAAAAACATTAATGGAATACCAATAAGACcatataatattgaaaataattgtcCTAATGAGGTTGAAGGTGTCACCTGTGCATACCCTGTTGTTGtctataatttatttattatatttattaaaaatactttttttttattaccaaAATACTTAAAGCATATAATACAGCTGATAATCTATTCCATCTTGGTTCTAAcatttctaataaatttcCTTCATCTGTTTGGAGAACATAATGCTTACCTAACATATGACttgatatttttgataatgaattaaaaatatgttttttaaaattttctggATCTGTTTCAGCTGCATCAGGACATAATATTCTAGCTTCattatatgttttataatatatttttaatatattttgcatcttatttatttgttgttgacgatcattataatattctatttttgtaaaaattaatgctccaaataataaataaaaaaatattataacatataATGCAAGATGtggtaaaataattgtaattaactaaaatttataatttattataaaaataaatattatataaaaacttacTCTTCCTGTTTTACTATCTTtaccattattattaaaaatttctgaTAATCCCATACCATTTTTAGTcattgtaatataaaaaaaaaataaatactatatatattttaaaatatttttgaacttaaaaataaatttctttattttaactataacTAACTCTTAGTAATATAGTAATCTtcataaataacttttaaattgtaaaaatatagtaaataGTATGAATTAAGTATTcagttatataaaaattggatAAAATAAAGCTAAAtcaaattacttttatatcgcacaataatttatatattcttttgaAATCACAGTTTACGagtatttacaaaaattattaaattttattttctccATATGGTCTGTTTGAAGATAACTTCATTATATTATACCCACACTGTTATTATGCtttcattttattgttttatatacataattgtttaaaattaattaatttttccaaataattagatcgttttttttttaaattttttgttgtaaataaattatatttattaacactatatttttgttatagaGAGACTTTACGGATATTTTTTCGTATCAATGGATTTACCTCTTGAGgattaatttgttttaataacattactTCTTGTTCTATAcgtgaaatttttttttcttcatccTCTTTTTGATAAGGTATTAAAATCTCTTGATGATTATTAAACATTCTGGGagctaaaaattataatcaaatttttttttgttcttaaTTTCACATACATGTTTCTCGTACCAGTCTTGCGACTTCATCATTACGGCGCCTTCTttcttcaaataaaatatctaattCTTCTGGTCTTCGATAACTAATAACATGACTACGATCAAACTTAGGTCGAGAACGATAATTCCAAAGACATAATATTagatatacaaaaattaatgttaatgtTACTGCACCAAGTACAGATACAATCCATaaaattactaatttttgatctgaatttattttattaaataattcttcAAATAATCCAATACTTAAAATTGGAACTTCTTTTTCAATAGTAGATTGTGTTGTCGTTAATTTGTTATTATGatttatttcttcttttgCTTTTAATCTTGGAACTTCATtacttttatcttttaatatatttccaTCATTTTTAGAGGTTGATGGATGAGCAACTGCAAAAACATATGCTCCAGCTTTAGAAGGATTTCctacttcttttttaaatattgcaGAAACATTTATTTGTCCTGGAGGTTTGTAAGTAGAAGTAGGTTGAATATATATACGTTTTccattataaatatgtttcTCAAAATTTTGAGTATATTGTGgttgtataaaatttaaaaaattcaatgaGATCAAAATAGTTAATAGAATattgaaatttaaataaaacaatttcttcatattaggaaattttatattaacaatgTGCAGTGACATTGAAGTCATAAGATATAAAGAAAACAACAATCaacaatttttacttttgttgttagcaaaaaaaaaaaaaaaaagtaatgttaataacaaaatttctCTATCATATAAAACAGCAATGATCGGactttataaattatcaatacTACGATCCCATTTGATGAAGGTACACAAGAATGCTTGATTTACCATGCGATTATTAGTGATAAGAAATCAATCTACCCTctaatttaatgttaaatttctttttcagaACCCAAACAATAGACTTATTAAAAAGGTATAACTTTATAGTGtgtataaatgaaaatatggtaataatatataattaattgaccatttattgataatatatctttgatttaatattattttttcttcgttacagtttttaaaaactgaaataaaaactaagaaatttattaaaaaaattatgaaaaaaaaataatataaatattttataaaataaattttttttaacttagaCGTTGTGCAATTAGtaaactatttatttatcatcaaaataaaagaaataaagaaattatatgATTGATTAAATCTCAATTCTATGTCTAttataagtatatttttcttaacatgtatatatataaatatatatattatgtttCTGGTAAACTTATAAATTGTCCGTAATATGTTATCTGATAAACATGAACATTAAATAAGATGTTAGATACTATTTTAATTTGCGCATTACCTAGTTGTATAACGAATGTTAGttgaattaaataatatgaaaaagtAGAAATTAAAACATCTTTTGTTGAAATGatttgaataatttaaaatttatatttttactatacaTGGATTATAATAGAAAGAAagataaaattgtatatttattatgtaaCATATTTTGTACAAAAACTTAccattatttacaaaataaattagtttgatttttttgattttatatcatttaaaaattgtttttatttatttcaaatgtttaaaaataataattaatatcattttattttggttaacttttaatataataatttaacaattgaaaaaaaaatataataatattcttttttttatattttttaattataacattaattatcttttatacatatttaatgaattaatgttttcattaatgttaaattacattcatatataataaaaaaaatttaaaaaaactatcaattatgaaaatactataaacatgtttaaatgtaatttggttttttaaaacatttcaatttaaaaaaaaagtaaatgatAAGAAACTACTACTTCTTCACTTATGATTTTCAATTGTGTAAACgaatatttctattttataatatagcAATATAACTTAAAATTAAGAATGTCACACttgttttgttattattGGAAAAGTGGAATTCTATATTGTTAATTgcatctttttatttattaatttgcATACTATTTTCCTTTCGTCATTATATGattcaaaattatattttaattttaataaaatttttaaaaatttttttatcataaagatttaaatataaaaaaaaaatactttaattttaatagatttgcataatctatttttcttatttattactttttttttcccacaaacaaaatttactttatatcattttgtcatatcaacaaaaaaaaaacttttattttaaaatatgtttggAAAAGTGagtaaacttttaaaatacacTCTAAATAGGACGATATTgtgttataatatatattttcatatattgtacatattctttatatttcCAGTAAGACTTATTTCAAGTTACAAAAATCAACCATTTATTGTACTAAAAATGGCTTTCATGGATACTTTTATACCATTAATTCAATTTATTAGtggtttatattttttaacaattaactatatttttaagttgataaattatttaataaattttgagtATGTCTCAAAACCAAATGATCAGTTACTTCTTATCAGTGCAACACAGGCTGCAGaattgataagaaataaagaaattacaGCAACAGAGTTACTTAATGCTTATCTTGATAGAATTGAAATTATTGATAGTGTTATAAAAGCTGTCGTTGTCAAACATTTTGACACAGCAAAAGTAAAAGCTGCACAAATTGATAATTATCTTTcaaatattgatataaattctgaggaatataaaaatttgaaatatacCAAACCACTTTTGGGTGTACCGTTTACATTGAAGGAttcaatttctttaaaagGTTCAGTTTTGTCATGTGGTATGGTATGTAGAAAAGATAGTGTTGCAGAGAGTGATGCTATTGTTGTACAGAGAATGAAGGATGCTGGAGCTATTGCTCTTTGTATAACTAATGTTCCTGAAGTTTGTATGTGGTGGGAATCtgtcaataaaatttatggtAGATCATCAAATCCATATGATAATCGTCGTATTACTGGTGGTTCCTCTGGTGGAGAAGCTGCTTTAATTGCAAGTGCTGGAAGTATAATTGGTCTTGGAAGTGATATTGGTGGAAGTATACGTATGCCAAGTTTCTTTAATGGTGTTTTTGGATTAAAACCAACTCCAGGAGTTGTACCAATTGATGGACATTATCCTATGCCAATAGGTTTTAGAACTGAAATGCTTACAATTGGACCTATATGTAGGTATGCAAAAGATTTAACATTAATGTTAAGTGTTCTTACTGGTGATCTCGGTGAAAgtcaattaaaattaaatgccccaataaatattagaaaaacaaaaattttttatatggaAGGTTTAAATCATCCAACAATTGAAAATGTATCATCAGAAATGAAAGAAACATTAAGAAAAgcagttaaatattttgaaaaaaaatatgacattcatacatataaaattgattttaatttatctaaatatgctatggaatatttttttgcatCAATGGATGTTGAGGGAGCAGATAAATTTGGAAAGATTATTCTTGATGGTAAAGGTGAACTTGATGTTGGATCAGAATTTTTAAGTAGTTTAGTTGGCCAATCAAATCACACATTACCAGCACTTGTCACAGCTGCTCTCGATAATTTTGGTTTATTTTctgaaaaaagaaagaaaaatttatatgctAAAAgggataaattaaaaaaagaaattacaAATTTACTTAAAGATGATGGAATTTTATTGTTTCCTAGTTTTCCAACAACTGCCCCATATCATAATCAACCATTATTTACTCCATTCAATTTTAGTTATACAGCTCTTTGGAATGTCCTAGGTCTTCCTGTTGTTCAATGTCCTATGGGTTTAACTAGAAGTATTAATAATCCAGGAGGAGTACCTTTAGGTGTTCAAGTTATAGGATCTCCAAATTCTGATGCTTTATTAATAGCTATAGCTAAAGATCTTGAAGATGGTTTTGGAGGATGGGTTTTAccaaattaatatatatgtaacaTGATTCATAAAAGTTTTACCATTGAATCAAAGTcgtatataataataaaaataatgaaaaatattatgatacTATTAAGTTTagtagaattatttttacaatttaaatgtcaattttatgattatttatacatattttggcaaattatataaataaatttcttattattttttgtttttgaaaaaaatgtaaaattgtataaaatataaagaataatcataaataaatttgtacaataaaaatatataaaataacaatgaaaaaaatattaaaataatgatagGTAGAATtacttaaatattatatgatataaaaatgtataaataacctattcaaaaaaaattaaattttcttacaGCATAGAAGACAATACAGATAGTAACTATACTTTTAACCTATAGAAAAACTTTGTacaaaaatgtataaaagattttacaaacaaaaacttttatagATTACCCCgtataattatcaaataatttattttgatagtACTTCCttagtataattatttattatgtaaGATTTCAAAACAAAAGTACATTTAATTTGTATAtaccattaaaaataaatcttcaaacttcaattttaaatatttacctttctgttatttttaattttcataaacacaaattttgaataatatttttattatactttatctatgtaattaatatttagcatactataaatattcatatttataataaaaatacatttatttaatttataataattaaacaaacaaaaatttaataattatttattttaaataaaagtcaacgtttaattttttttttatattttttgtttggaaaaataaacaaatgtcttcaaattatgtaaaaaattatcacaaTTCTGATGATAATTGGATTAAAAAGAAtcaacatattttatatgaatcattattattttgttctgatataaataaaaaaaattgtcataaagatataaatgaATTTGAGATTGTTGAAGAGATAGGACATGGTGCATTTGGAAGAGTTTATCAAGTGaaacatataaaaagtaaagaaaTTTATGCAATGAAAGTTATACCAACTGATGAAATAGTTAAAAGTAACCTGGAGCATCAATTAAAAAGAGAAATAGGAATTCAAATGAGTACAAAGTAagtaaaagtattattaaaattatgataaaaaaaaatttttttctttttttccagtcatccaaatattttaaaattatattctgttttaatttatcccaatttatgtattttaataacagaatattgtaaaaatggCACATTATTTcaacttattaaaaaaaatggagCACTTGAGGAGAGAATAgcagtaaaaatattttttgaagttGTAAAGTCTGTTGATTACCTTCATACATTTGACATTATCCATCGTGACATAAagttagaaaatattttattaacagaAAATTTTCATGTTAAATTAGGTGATTTTGGATGGTCTGTTTGGAAtgatcataaaaaaaaaattgtgtaAGTTTTAGAAATATCTTCTGCTGTCAAattataaagttattattattagatgaaatcttttttaagtaCACTCTTAAGTAGCAGGcgtattcttttaaatttaaccaTACATCTATCAAAAATTATGACAATTTAAGTTGACATCATCTAaacttgttttttttttcagacGACAGTCTACTATATGCGGTACTCTTGAATATCTCCCTCcagaaatgttaaaaaaaagccggcattataataaaaaagttgatAATTGGGCACTTGGAATTCTTTTCTTTGAGATGGTTGTCGGTTCTGCtccatttaatattaataatttaaaatcaaaattttctaaacTTGTCAAGGAATGTGAAATTCCTTTGCCAGATTACATAAGTGAAAATgctaaaattgttataaaaggacttttgaaaaaagaaCCTGAAAAACGTTGGAGTTTGGAGGATATATTTAATAgtgaattatttaaaatatatggaAAACATTAGtttgaatattaaatttacttaaaatatagttatccttcattcatattattaatattaattaaatgataattctataaattacttttttttatcaaaaaattgttttaacttaaaaaaaaatttttttttcaaatgcaaatttaaatattataaataaaaattttttattaattttcaaatattttattttacatataaatattgtttaataactttttaatataaatatctatATTATCTTGTATATCttgaaatgttttattaatttataaactttttaaataactttaaaaaaaattatcaattaaattattgtGTCACCAATAAAGtacatattaatatttataaatatatattaaaataaattttctgtaccatattatcaaaaaaaatttttttttgttttattaatctATTTGATAGTAAGAAGATAAATTCTATCAtcttaaattatcaaatgtCACATTTTTTATCCCaaaagattatatatatatatatgataaaatatacttttgtCGGAATCTTTATATACTATCATTTTTCTAGTAACACTTTAAACTATAAAAGATATCTGttctttttatatcaatCAAACCTCTTGAAGATGATCATCTCACAGGATGAGGTATAGAAAGtcttttaaagttaatttattatatttcgTAACTAGATATCTGTATTtctcttatatatatatataccgAAAATAATCTCTTAACACTAATTTCgtaattattacaaaatcaaagttaaatatttttatattaaaaaaatatatatatattaagaaGATGATCTTTTAAATTGAACTTTAAAGGCATGtacttgaaaaaaaaacttttacaaCCAAACATTGTTACATTATAAAGATATCATATTTCTAAATTGTATCTTATTCaattaaacaataataaacttgatatcatttttaaacatttcttatataaatataatttcgAACAATATAAATCGTAAACAACAATTGAAAATCCTTTTTTGGTAGTATTAATCCTATATAAACTTTGAAGTGCTTATATTAAGTATGAGCTAAAAGTATGGTAACATAAACAATAcgcaatttatttttaacaatttaatatatacatttaaaaatgatataaagtttattttaataaacttttaactTCTCTTAATgcttattcattttaataaatttttttaaagtactGTAATTACTCTTTATTATCACCTCAAATCATACAATAATTTGTTATGCggtattttatataaaagaattattgttgtaatataataacattttttattaattaactttaaattttaaattatattaaagataggttgtaaaattatatgcGACTGTCAAATAAAACAATCTTTTATTCAAAccgattaaaaatttttagtaaaaataattcatagcatgaaattaacttttttattgacatcaatgtttttttttttttaactttcttttcataataaatttattaatgaatcataaatttaaaaataaagctaTGATGTTTGATTCATTGTATACTtctgtttttaaaattaatgctATTAATTTCTCTTGGCTTTGTATACTTTTTTTCAATCACTTTAAATTACCTTCTAGCTTTATGATACCCTTCTCTGTCCACggcatttttaataaatattgtaagGTATACCTATATGAATGTTACTATATAAATAACCGCACCCAGTTATTTTTGTTATGCTTTTCCTTAAACTAACTTATTTTAACTCCAccttattaataaaaatttaaagaatataaataagaaaaaatttttaaattacttttatacttttattaaacttttataattaattattagaatgttttcacaaaatataaatgtttccCCTactgaaatttttaatggcCCTTTTTCTAATAATGGAATGATTGATATTCAGGCAAATGATGGACATTCTACAAGTAATGAGatattttcaaattcttCACTACTTCCAATTGAATCAAAAATTCTTATAGAAACACCTTTGTAAgtctattttataataatattctaataaatattaattattttatttttagtgtTCCAAGAAAACGtggaagaaaaagaaaatgtgaCAATGGATCAGGAATTCATGATGAGGAGTCAGCAGTAAAACATGCTAAACAAATAGAAAAAGTTAGAAATacacaaataaatatatattttgatcaCCTTCAAAAATTGGTACCATTTGTCCCAGAAAAACAGAGGCTTCCCAAGATTAAACTTCTTAAATTAACAATGCGTTACATTGAACACCtcaaaaaatgtataaatggTGAATTGATTGTTGATAAAGAACATAGTTCAAATGGTTATGATTATAAAAGAGTTATTACAAGAGAAGATTTTAAACAAACAGCTATTGAAGAGTTACAACACAAAAATTCATACATTTCTAGAGCTaatgaagaattaaaaagatGGGAAGAAATTAAATCTTTAAGGGAAAAAGATGGAAGAAGTAGTGCAGATTCTCAGACATCTGCCTCAACACACTCATTAGATGGAAATTCAAATTTAACAACAATTGGAAA
This Strongyloides ratti genome assembly S_ratti_ED321, chromosome : 2 DNA region includes the following protein-coding sequences:
- a CDS encoding Fatty-acid amide hydrolase 2 yields the protein MAFMDTFIPLIQFISGLYFLTINYIFKLINYLINFEYVSKPNDQLLLISATQAAELIRNKEITATELLNAYLDRIEIIDSVIKAVVVKHFDTAKVKAAQIDNYLSNIDINSEEYKNLKYTKPLLGVPFTLKDSISLKGSVLSCGMVCRKDSVAESDAIVVQRMKDAGAIALCITNVPEVCMWWESVNKIYGRSSNPYDNRRITGGSSGGEAALIASAGSIIGLGSDIGGSIRMPSFFNGVFGLKPTPGVVPIDGHYPMPIGFRTEMLTIGPICRYAKDLTLMLSVLTGDLGESQLKLNAPINIRKTKIFYMEGLNHPTIENVSSEMKETLRKAVKYFEKKYDIHTYKIDFNLSKYAMEYFFASMDVEGADKFGKIILDGKGELDVGSEFLSSLVGQSNHTLPALVTAALDNFGLFSEKRKKNLYAKRDKLKKEITNLLKDDGILLFPSFPTTAPYHNQPLFTPFNFSYTALWNVLGLPVVQCPMGLTRSINNPGGVPLGVQVIGSPNSDALLIAIAKDLEDGFGGWVLPN
- a CDS encoding Protein kinase domain and Serine/threonine-/dual specificity protein kinase, catalytic domain and Protein kinase-like domain-containing protein, whose protein sequence is MSSNYVKNYHNSDDNWIKKNQHILYESLLFCSDINKKNCHKDINEFEIVEEIGHGAFGRVYQVKHIKSKEIYAMKVIPTDEIVKSNLEHQLKREIGIQMSTNHPNILKLYSVLIYPNLCILITEYCKNGTLFQLIKKNGALEERIAVKIFFEVVKSVDYLHTFDIIHRDIKLENILLTENFHVKLGDFGWSVWNDHKKKIVRQSTICGTLEYLPPEMLKKSRHYNKKVDNWALGILFFEMVVGSAPFNINNLKSKFSKLVKECEIPLPDYISENAKIVIKGLLKKEPEKRWSLEDIFNSELFKIYGKH
- a CDS encoding Potassium channel subfamily K member 18; this translates as MTKNGMGLSEIFNNNGKDSKTGRLITIILPHLALYVIIFFYLLFGALIFTKIEYYNDRQQQINKMQNILKIYYKTYNEARILCPDAAETDPENFKKHIFNSLSKISSHMLGKHYVLQTDEGNLLEMLEPRWNRLSAVLYALSILTTTGYAQVTPSTSLGQLFSILYGLIGIPLMFFAAVDIGRFLSDCVLFAYPKILNIIERIKKITGLENTNDKKIIYGPSFCSSEIKTLADLKKSKTKKWLKARRKRKKSYKEEEKVKKNEKSLPLSVNAAILLMFCTLGGIVYIVGGGSQKTFIESFFVTFNLVANLTMSEMPTDISNVMTLFYIAFFVIFGLAVLSMCAELAATELKWLFWKIHYYGRKIKFKRKKAYLSHDEVKELLKIIEEVRQKYPTKEVITTLDILEYIQEMKAEFYFENNEIFVSSKRRSTCAFMPTSFNALKFADENEIDGTTSETSESSLNYDETTSNKYRDIIVKVPEAYIASEL
- a CDS encoding Myc-type, basic helix-loop-helix (bHLH) domain-containing protein, whose protein sequence is MFSQNINVSPTEIFNGPFSNNGMIDIQANDGHSTSNEIFSNSSLLPIESKILIETPFVPRKRGRKRKCDNGSGIHDEESAVKHAKQIEKVRNTQINIYFDHLQKLVPFVPEKQRLPKIKLLKLTMRYIEHLKKCINGELIVDKEHSSNGYDYKRVITREDFKQTAIEELQHKNSYISRANEELKRWEEIKSLREKDGRSSADSQTSASTHSLDGNSNLTTIGNICYETVNTNNYNFNSIIDNNYHYPSHSKNMMVGF